The window AACCGGACGAGGCGCTGGGCGATGTCGTCGTATCCCGTCTCGCGGTCGAGTTCGACGTTGAGTTCGACCTCGGCGCGGACGGTCTCTTCCTCGAGGGCGTCCCAGTCGACGACCGCCCGATAGCCGCGGATTACGCCTGCGGCCTCGAGTTCTTCGATCGCTGCTTCGACCTCGCTCTCCTCGAGGTCGGTCATTCGCGCGATGTCCTCCGCGGAGTACCGCGCGTTCTCTCGAAGCAACTCGAGCACCTCGCGTTCGCTCATACCACCTCGAAGCGTGAGCGCGACCAAAAGTATTGTTCTCGGTCAAAGAATTGTCGCTTCCGCACGGACGCGATCGAGCGGGCTGGGAGTCGCATCCGTGTCCCGGGCCGGAATCAGCCGGTTGCGGATCTGGACCTGGACCTGGACCTGGACTTGGCCGCATCGTACCACGCGGGTGGCTCGACGACGGTCTCGCCGACGTCCTCGTACCGGAACGCGATCCGGACGTCCGCCCCTGTCGGGTAGTGGTGGTAGGTGACCTCGAGTTCGAGGACGACCCCGGTCTGGGCGACGAACGCGGTGGCCCGGTAGCCGTCGGTCGTGTTCGCGAGCGGGGCCGGCGGTTCCGTCGCGTTCACGCGGTACCCGACGATCCCGTCGGCCAGCGCGGTCGTCACGTCGGCGTCCGGGTCGATCAAGTGCGTTTCGACGAGGTCGGCCCCGATCCGTGCGCTGTGTCTCGTCGGGTTCGCGTCCGCTGCGAGCGGACGGCGTTCGTACGAGCGACCACCGTCGTCTTCGACGACGACGTACTCGTACTCGCCGTCGCCGTACCGTTCCGCGGCGGTCTCCCGGTCGTCGCCCCCGAAGTCCGGCCCTGCCTCGAACCGGTAAGCGTCGTCCTCGATCCGGACGCGGAACTCCCCGGGCGGCGTCCCCGCCGGGGTCGCTTCTCGAGGCCCGTCGACCGTGACCTGCAGCGTCAGAGCGTCGATCCCCTCGAGCGCCTCGAGGTGCTCGGCGGCGACGCGGTCGGGATCGTCCACGCCGGTGAGGAAGATCCCCGGCGGCGGCCCCTGGGTGCTTCCGGGGGTCCCCTCGAGTCCCGCTTCCTCCTCGGCCGTCAGTGCCGCCGGACCGTCGCCGTCGGCCGTCGACTCCGCGGCGTCCGATCGCGGATCGGAACCCCGCTCCGCGTCGGATCGGTCCGGGTTCGTTCCCGTCGGTTCGGCGTCCGAGGCGCGGTCGACGGTCGGGTCGCCGAGCGCGCCAGGACCCAACCAGACCCCTGCGACGGCGATTCCCAGCACCACGCAGACGACCGCCAGCGCCGCGATCGGGTGTTTCCGGTCGGCGAGCGATCGTCGCCGGGTCGGATCGGCCCCGTCGAGTCCGGGATCGCCGTTCTTCGCTTCGATATCCGCGGCCGATCCGCCGCGGTCCCGGCCCCGCGAGTCGGTCGTCGCCGACCCGTCGTCGTCGGTACCCCGAGTCACGCCCTCGAGACTCGTATCGAAGTACTCGCGGAACAGCCGCTCCCCCTCCTCGCGATCGATCGCGTAGAGCAATCGGTCCCGTAGGCTCCCGGGATCGACGGCGTCGTCCGCCGGGGGGACCTCGACCCTCAGCCGGCGAGTTCGGCCGTCCCGGACGGCGACGACGACGTCACCCTCTACCGTCGTTTCCCAGCCGCAGGCGTCCCAGAGGGCCGCGACGAACGCCCGCCGTTCGTCCCGCTCGAGGGCCTCGTACAGCGCGGCGAATCGCTCCCTCGAGGGGACGACCATGTGGCTCCGTTCGAACCGACGGCACAAAAAGCCGGATTTCGGCGGGTTTGACGGTCCAAGTAGCTGATATATCGGCCGAGGGGAGAGAGACGACGGCTGCGGTCGGCGTCCTCGAGGGATTCCGGGACTCGAGCACTGCGGTTATCGGTAGTTCTTGAACAGCAGCGCCCGCACGTCGTCTTTCGTCTGGACCTCTTCGGTCGATCCGTCGGGGAGTTCGACGCTGTAGCGGTAGTCCGAGGACGAGGATTCCTCCCACTTGTCGTCGTGGGTCTCGAGGAGGCTCATCATCTCGTCGAGCATGTCGTCGTCGTCGGCTTCGCCGTCTCCGTCTCCGTCACCGTTCGTGCCGGCACCGGCATCGTCGTCGGTCGCGTCCTCGGCGTCGGCATCGTCCGTCTCCTCACTCCCGTCCTCGAGTTCCTCCTCTATGGCCCCGTCGTCTCCGTCCCCGGAAGAGTCGTCCGCACCGTCCTCGACCGGGTCCCCGTCGTAGGTGAGTTCGTTCGGATCCGGCTGGCCGTCGATCGCCGCGTCGACGGAGTCCGCGACGTCGTCGGTCGCCGAGGCGTCGAACTTGGCGTCCAGTTCGACGTCTACCTCGTCGCCGAGGTTGTCGATCAGGAACTGGATCGCGTCCTGTTCGCGGACGAACCCGTACCTGCCGACGACGTCCTCGGAGATCTCCGCGCGGAGTCGCTGGATGAACGCGTACTGTTCGTCGGTGACCTCGAGCGTTTGCATACTCCATCGATGTTGCGGGGGGTACAAATATGTGGGTCGTCCCCACCGGCGGTCTTAAGATCCGCGCGGAACGACACTCACGTATGGTCCAACGGGAGTCAAACACCGACCTCGAGGCCGGCGACCCCGCCCCGGCGTTCGAACTCGAGGGGGTCGACGGCGAGACGTACACGCTCAAGTCGTTCGCGGACGACGAGGCGCTGCTGGTGGTGTTTACCTGCAACCACTGTCCGTACGCACAGGCGAAGTTCGACCTCCTGAACGAACTCGCGGCCGAGTACGACGACGTCTCGGTCGTCGGGATCAACCCCAACGACGCCGAGGAGTACCCGGAGGATTCCCTCGAGACGATGCGCGAGTACGTCGCGGACGGCCGGATCCAGTACGACGCGTACCTCCGGGACGAGAGCCAGGAGGTCGCCGAAGCCTACGGCGCGGAATGCACACCCGATCCGTTCCTCTTCGAACGGGCCGACGGCGAGTTCCGACTCGTCTACCAGGGTCGACTCGACGACGCCCTGAATCCCGACGACGAGGCGACGCGGTATCACATCCGCGAGGCCATCGACGCGGTCCTCGCCGGCGAGGGGGTCGACCTCGAGTGGCGACCCTCCAGGGGCTGTTCGATCAAGTGGCGCGACGAGTAGGGCCCGCGTCGTCGGCCGTCGACCGCTGGCGTTCGACGGGGACGAACCCGCCAGCGACTCCGGGCGGAGGTTGAAACTGCCGGGTCTGCATACAAACGGGGAGGACCGCTATCCCTTCGTCCGAAATGGCCGGTCGTCACTTTCGTCTTCACGTCTTGCAGTCTTCGCTCCGTCCCGAGCCGGTTCCGCGCATCCAGGACGCGTATCTCGGTTCCCTCCAGAGCCAACTGCTCGCGACGGTAGCCATCGTTGCCCTCGCGGCCGGTATGGTCCTCGGAATCTCGCGACTACGGCCCACCGTCGAGCGGCGGTTTGGCTCACAGAAGGGGGAAATCGTGTCGATCCTCGCGCTCGCGACGGTCATCGGCGCGACCGTGTACGCGCTCAGCGTCGTCTGGCGCGTGACGTTCGTGCTCTGGATCACGTTCCGGACGATGACGTTCGGTCGGTGGGTCGCGGCCCAGCAACTCGTCACCTTCGCGCTTATCGCAACGGCGTATCTCGCCATCAGGGCCGTCAACAGGTCGATCGACAAGGCAGCCGAGACGAAAGCGATCACGAAACACCAGAGCGAGGTCGCCCACCACGTCGCCGATGTGGCCATCGTCTCGTTCGTCAGCGTGGTGATCCTCACGCTGTGGGGGATCGACCTGACGAACGTCTTCATCGGCGCCGGCGCGCTTACGGCCCTCGTCGCGCTTACCGCCCGTGAGACCCTCGCCGCGATGCTGGCCGGGTTCATCCTGCTTTTTTCGCGGCCGTTCCGCGTCGGCGACTGGATCGAGGTCAACGAGACCGACGGGATCGTCACCGACGTCACTATCTTCACGACCAAGATCCAGACGTTCGACGACACCCACGTTCTCGTCCCGAACGACGAGGTGACCGACAGCCAACTCGTCAACTACTCGCGCAACGACCAGCTCCGGATCGACCTCGAGGTCGGCGTCGATTACGACGCGGACCTCGAGCACGCGCGCTCGGTGGCCGTCGAGGCCGTCGGCGGGGTCGAACAGATCAAGGATACGCCGGCACCGCAGGCGGTCGCCAGGCGGTTCGGCGACTCCGCGATCCTCCTCGAGGTCCACCTCTGGATCGGCGACCCGACGAAACGCCGGGAACACGACGCCCGGACCGCGGCGCTCGAGTCGATCCACGCGGCGTTCGACCGCGAGGGGATCGACATTCCGTTCCCCCAGCGGATCCACGCGGCTCGGAACGACTCCCTCCGGGTTGCGACTTCCGGTACCGAGAACGACCGTCCCGCGTCGACGCTGGGGGAGTGACTACTGAAGGATGAAGGGTGATGATGGATGACACCGACGGTCGGGTGGTCGACCGCCGGCGGAGACAACGCGATTCGCGACGTTCGATTCCGTCGGGCGCTTCTGATCGGGCCGGCTACTCGACGACGATGTCCCCGATCATCGTGGTCTCGTGGGGATCGCAGACGTAACTGGCCATCTCGCTGCTGGCCGTGAACTCGAGCCACTGATCCTCGGGTTCGGCGACCTGCTCCGTCGAGAGGTCGTCGACGACATCGCCGCCGTCGGTACGGATCTCGATGTTGTGCTGGGACCCGTCGCCCTGGGTCCAGCCGATCTCGTAGTCTTCGCCCTCCTGCAGGATCAGCGTCGGGTTCTGCTCGCCTTCGATATCGCCGGGGGCGAGTCCTTCCCAACCGGCGGTCTGGCCGTCGAGTTCGATCTGCGTGCCGGGATCGATCTCGAACCCGTCGGAACCGCCGTCGTCTTCGTCTTCGGTACCGTTCTCCGTCTCGTCCTCGCCGTCGCCGTCCCCGTCGTTACCCGAACAGCCGGCCACGAGCGCGGTCGCCCCCGCCGCGCCGGCTGCTTTCAGGAACGTTCGACGGCTCCCTTCGTCAACGGTCATGCGTCGTTCGAACGATAGCTTACCGTCTCATTGAAGCGTCCGACTGCTCCCATCGGCTGGGACGAGGGGAGAAGATGTTCGCCGAATCCTTTACTACTACCGGACCGCTCGCCGGTACTGGATCGGCCACTCCTCGGGAGCGTCCGTCTCGAGGTCCTCGGCTGCCCGGAGCCCGAAGTACGGATCCCGGAGGAACTCGCGACCGACCAGCACGAGGTCCGTGCGGTCGTTTCGCACGAGCGCGTCGGCCTGTTCGGGTTCGGTGATCCCGCCGACGGCACCGACGGCCGCATCCGACCCCTGGCGAACCGCTTCGGCCAGCGGCACCTGAAAGTTCGGCCCGCCCGGCGCGTCCTGCTCGGGGTGGAGCCCGCCGGAACTGACGTCGATCAGGTCGACACCCAGCTCGGCGAGGTCGTCCGCCAGCCGAACCGACTGGTCGACGTCCCAGGAGTCGCGGTCCTCGAGCCAGTCCGTCCCGGAGATGCGGACGAAGACCGGCTTCCCCTCGGGCCAGACGTCGCGGACGGCCCGGACGACCTCCCGGAGGAGCCGCGTTCGGTCCTCGAAGCTCCCCCCGTAGTCGTCCTCGCGGCGGTTCGTGACCGGCGAGAGGAACTCGTGGAGCAGGTAGCCGTGGGCGGCGTGAACCTCCGCGATCTCGAAGCCGGCCTCGAGCGAGCGCTCGGCGGCGTCGCGGTAGGCCTCGATCACGCCCTCGATGTCGTCCTGGGTCGCCTTCCGCATGGCGGGTCGATCACCCGAGAACGGCGGGTACGCGTCGGGCGAAGGGGAGAGAACTTCCCAGCCGTCCGCGCCGTCGGGGTCGATCTCGTCCGGGGCGATGGGAACGTTGCCGTCCCACGGACGGGTCTTGCTGGCCTTGTGACCCGCGTGGGCGAGCTGGATCGCCGGTACGCTCCCCTGCTCACGGACGAACTCGGTGATCGGCCGCAGGGCTTCGGCGTGCTCGTCGCTCCAGATCCCGAGGTCGTGGGGCGTGATCCGTCCCTCGGGCGAGACGGCGGTCGCTTCGGTCATCACGATGCCCGCGCCGCCGACGGCCCGACTGCCGAGGTGGACGCGGTGCCACTCGGTCGGCAGCCCGTCGGGGTCACAGGAGTACTGACACATCGGCGAGACCGCGATCCGGTTGGGTATCTCGCAGTCCCGCAGCGACAGCGGAGAGAAAAGGTCACTCATGTACGGTACGCGGGCGTAGCCACCCCGCGGGAAAAACGCCCCCGGACGGGGACGGCTTTGCCGCCTTGCGGTTCGCTCCCGAACCCGTTCGGAGGCCGTCGTGCGGTCCGGCGTGGCCCAGCCCCAGCGAACGGTATTTCTCCCTCGAGGAGTCACGGTCCCACATGACCACTCCATCGCAGCCGCGATTCCTCGAGCGGTTCGACGTCGCTCGTCCGGTGATCGGCATGATACACCTGCCGCCGCTGCCCGGCGCACCGGGGTTCGACGGCGACCGCGGGTTCATCCGGGAGCGGGCGCTTGCCGACGCACGTCGGCTCGTCGCCGGCGGCGTCGACGGGATCGTTCTCGAGAACTTCGGCGACGCGCCGTTTCACCCCGATTCCGTGCCGAAACACGTCGTCGCGGAGATGACCGCCGTCGCCGCCGCGGTTCGACGCGAGGTCGACGTCCCACTCGGCGTCAACGTCCTCCGGAACGACGCCGAGGCAGCGCTGTCGATCGCGGCGGCGGTCGACGCCGCGTTCGTCCGGATCAACGTCCACGTCGGGACGGCCGCGACCGATCAAGGCGTCCTCGAGGGGCAGGCACACGAAACGATGCGACTGCGGGAGCGACTCGAGGCCGACGTCGCGGTCCTCGCGGACGTCCACGTCAAGCACGCCACCCCAGTCGGCGACGCTGGCGTCGAACGCGCCGCACGCGAGACGGTCGGACGGGGCCGGGCCGACGGCGTCCTCGTCTCCGGGTCGGGGACCGGACGGGAAGCGGCGCTCGAGGACGTGCGCCGGGTCGCTGCGGCCGTGCCGGAGACGCCGGTACTGGTCGGCAGCGGCGTCACCGCAGAGACCGTCGGCGACTGTCTCGAGGCGGGCGCGGACGGGGTCGTCGTGGGGACGGCGCTGAAAGACGGCGGCGAGACGACGAACGCGGTGGACCCGGAGCGAGTGGGGAGGGTCGTGACGGCGGCCCGGGAGGCGAGCACGAACGACTGAGAATGCGTCGACTCAGTCTCCGGTTTCCGGCACTCGTTCCCGTTCCCCGGTAAACGCGTCCAGGGTCTCCTCCGAGATGCCCGACCGGGAGTGGACCGTCACGAAGTCGCCCTCCTCGATGGTCGTCTCCCCGGCGGGCGTGATCGCCCGCTCGTCCCGGTCGATCCGGACCACCAGCACGTCCGAGGGGATGAACCCGTCCTCGTTGGCCCGCTCGAGGGTTTTGCCGGCGATGGGCGCCCCCTCCTTGACGACGACCTCGATCACGTCCGCGCCTCCCGCGAGCCCGGCGACGCCGGTCACCGGCGAGATCGGTTCCGTCTCCCTCGGGCCGAACCGGGCGTAGGGCCGAAAGTGCTCCCGCCGGAGCAGATCCTCGTCGTCGATCTCGACCCCGAGGGACGTGATGTCCTGGGCGATACGCGTGAGGTCGTCCGTGTCCGTGCCGACTGCCTTGATCCGGAGGTCGCCCTTGCCCGACATGGCCTCCCGAACGTTGATGACACCGGGGACGTCGAGCACCTGCTGGGCCAGTTTCTGTCGGTCGGTCGCCGTCGTACTGCACACGAACAGGTCGGTCAGGAGCCTGTCGGCCCGTTCGTAGTTCACGTGGGCGTGGTACCCCTCGATGATGCCCTCCTCCTCGAGACGCCGGATCCGGTTCCGGACGGTCGGGGCGGAGACGTCTACCTTCTCGGCGATGTCCGGTGCGGACGTGTGCCGTGCCTCCCGGGAGAGGTAGTAGAGGATCTGTTCGTCCACGTCATCGATGCGGTCGCCCATATTTATACCCGGGAATTAGTACCATATCTGTATTTAAGTTACCTTTGGGCTACGGTGGAAAATCGGCCAGTTCGCCGCGAGCGTCCGTCGTCGTTCGCGAGAGAGATGGGGATTTCGTACGGCAGAGCGCCCGAGGATACTGGCGAACGTTTAGAAAATATATGGGATTCAGACAAACGATCGAATAACTCAACGCAAGATATTTTAGGTAACGGGAGCTGCCGTTTATCAATGAGTGGAGATGAGCCGGTAGCACCGGAGGCGGTACCCGATCCGCTCGTCGAGCGCCTCGTCGCGCTCGACGTTCCGGAACTGCGCGCGGTTCGGACGTACGTCGAGCGACTGCTCGATTACGCCCGTCCGCCGCTGACCGACCGGATCCGGGCCGAGGCGTCGGGCGAACTGCTCGAGATCGACGACCACGGCGGCTCCGCTCTGGTTCGTAAACGCCCGCCGAACCAGGAGGAATCCGACGCGGACCCTGGGATCGTCTCGCTCTACCGCGTGACTCGAGAGCGTCACATCGGCGGGGAGGAGACGTTGCACTGGTCGTTCCTGGGCGACGTGCGAAACCCGACGCTCACCGACTGTGACCACTGCGGCGGTTCGGTGGACGAGCACGCCGAGACCTGCCCACACTGCGGCAGCGAACTCCCCGATTCGAACCGGGAGGGGGAACGATGACCGGACCGGCGATCGTTCGGTCGCCTTCCCGTATCGGTCGACCCCCGAAAACGACCCCCGCGG of the Halobiforma lacisalsi AJ5 genome contains:
- a CDS encoding mechanosensitive ion channel family protein translates to MAGRHFRLHVLQSSLRPEPVPRIQDAYLGSLQSQLLATVAIVALAAGMVLGISRLRPTVERRFGSQKGEIVSILALATVIGATVYALSVVWRVTFVLWITFRTMTFGRWVAAQQLVTFALIATAYLAIRAVNRSIDKAAETKAITKHQSEVAHHVADVAIVSFVSVVILTLWGIDLTNVFIGAGALTALVALTARETLAAMLAGFILLFSRPFRVGDWIEVNETDGIVTDVTIFTTKIQTFDDTHVLVPNDEVTDSQLVNYSRNDQLRIDLEVGVDYDADLEHARSVAVEAVGGVEQIKDTPAPQAVARRFGDSAILLEVHLWIGDPTKRREHDARTAALESIHAAFDREGIDIPFPQRIHAARNDSLRVATSGTENDRPASTLGE
- a CDS encoding NADH:flavin oxidoreductase/NADH oxidase, translated to MSDLFSPLSLRDCEIPNRIAVSPMCQYSCDPDGLPTEWHRVHLGSRAVGGAGIVMTEATAVSPEGRITPHDLGIWSDEHAEALRPITEFVREQGSVPAIQLAHAGHKASKTRPWDGNVPIAPDEIDPDGADGWEVLSPSPDAYPPFSGDRPAMRKATQDDIEGVIEAYRDAAERSLEAGFEIAEVHAAHGYLLHEFLSPVTNRREDDYGGSFEDRTRLLREVVRAVRDVWPEGKPVFVRISGTDWLEDRDSWDVDQSVRLADDLAELGVDLIDVSSGGLHPEQDAPGGPNFQVPLAEAVRQGSDAAVGAVGGITEPEQADALVRNDRTDLVLVGREFLRDPYFGLRAAEDLETDAPEEWPIQYRRAVR
- a CDS encoding BtpA/SgcQ family protein yields the protein MTTPSQPRFLERFDVARPVIGMIHLPPLPGAPGFDGDRGFIRERALADARRLVAGGVDGIVLENFGDAPFHPDSVPKHVVAEMTAVAAAVRREVDVPLGVNVLRNDAEAALSIAAAVDAAFVRINVHVGTAATDQGVLEGQAHETMRLRERLEADVAVLADVHVKHATPVGDAGVERAARETVGRGRADGVLVSGSGTGREAALEDVRRVAAAVPETPVLVGSGVTAETVGDCLEAGADGVVVGTALKDGGETTNAVDPERVGRVVTAAREASTND
- a CDS encoding thioredoxin family protein — encoded protein: MVQRESNTDLEAGDPAPAFELEGVDGETYTLKSFADDEALLVVFTCNHCPYAQAKFDLLNELAAEYDDVSVVGINPNDAEEYPEDSLETMREYVADGRIQYDAYLRDESQEVAEAYGAECTPDPFLFERADGEFRLVYQGRLDDALNPDDEATRYHIREAIDAVLAGEGVDLEWRPSRGCSIKWRDE
- a CDS encoding Lrp/AsnC family transcriptional regulator, producing MSEREVLELLRENARYSAEDIARMTDLEESEVEAAIEELEAAGVIRGYRAVVDWDALEEETVRAEVELNVELDRETGYDDIAQRLVRFPEVTALRLVSGDYDFDMEIEGDSIREVSQFISEKVAPVPEITQTVTHYVMTSYKEQGIELGDGEEDDRLSFSP
- a CDS encoding plastocyanin/azurin family copper-binding protein — its product is MTVDEGSRRTFLKAAGAAGATALVAGCSGNDGDGDGEDETENGTEDEDDGGSDGFEIDPGTQIELDGQTAGWEGLAPGDIEGEQNPTLILQEGEDYEIGWTQGDGSQHNIEIRTDGGDVVDDLSTEQVAEPEDQWLEFTASSEMASYVCDPHETTMIGDIVVE
- a CDS encoding zinc ribbon domain-containing protein, producing MSGDEPVAPEAVPDPLVERLVALDVPELRAVRTYVERLLDYARPPLTDRIRAEASGELLEIDDHGGSALVRKRPPNQEESDADPGIVSLYRVTRERHIGGEETLHWSFLGDVRNPTLTDCDHCGGSVDEHAETCPHCGSELPDSNREGER
- a CDS encoding Lrp/AsnC family transcriptional regulator, which produces MGDRIDDVDEQILYYLSREARHTSAPDIAEKVDVSAPTVRNRIRRLEEEGIIEGYHAHVNYERADRLLTDLFVCSTTATDRQKLAQQVLDVPGVINVREAMSGKGDLRIKAVGTDTDDLTRIAQDITSLGVEIDDEDLLRREHFRPYARFGPRETEPISPVTGVAGLAGGADVIEVVVKEGAPIAGKTLERANEDGFIPSDVLVVRIDRDERAITPAGETTIEEGDFVTVHSRSGISEETLDAFTGERERVPETGD